The Panicum virgatum strain AP13 chromosome 5K, P.virgatum_v5, whole genome shotgun sequence genome has a window encoding:
- the LOC120708403 gene encoding uncharacterized protein LOC120708403: MAAAEAAPPPEASGFYAGAGGLSAGQKLVPWSSWAEWSFVRDGLFSPFPAAALRRIAAWRSRGSVLIPVDVTAAFVEIRLRDPFFRSGLAGDDAMESEEMLAMLYSMAIMRLVNGFVDNQHKKTGRSISELAEAVGIPRVLVDIRHESSHRNLPSLRLLRLASIKAFDWLKCIYWDRQTNSIPDVQVELRSRLHEISSFLKENDSKESKSGSKRKRSEKLIIKAIKYTRRLYYACPFEVVSILLDHMQLDAPESPESSDMQEIHSLGVYQSSDTQISKSDMKTIIMKLSEKEPRLLLSVLKSVIEMIEAKEELTNKGESYAFLPVGPSKVKRLCSLVLWLVTSIKELKVSGYIGLVHEIGVLSSDKNAVPRFCLTKLLRKLLNLSTIGESCIIDAVLLLIEMVNSNSVKEKLRKLPVLSLPRFAKISSLPQSRTICNEQGSLEKATETLEMFKLQLKRQKNACLTETGTTEGPFNTSTPEKHNRWSVAKSWTPCPIGTILCSFSSCVVLPAFDVVDHELEVATLEQHGNFEEVDHSERFESQSDGLDDESILKISRSSPEYDISDMPELTTPLKDRLLVGGVWKKVSEEELLLLKSKMKLLL; the protein is encoded by the exons atggcggcggcggaggcggcgccgccgcccgaagCGAGCGGCTTCTATGCTGGTGCCGGCGGCCTCTCCGCCGGCCAGAAGCTGGTGCCGTGGTCGAGCTGGGCAGAGTGGAGCTTCGTGCGCGACGGCCTCTTCTCCCCCTTCCCCGCAGCCGCTCTTCGCAGG ATCGCTGCGTGGCGGAGCAGGGGCTCCGTCCTGATCCCCGTGGACGTTACCGCAGCCTTCGTCGAGATACGGCTGCGGGATCCCTTCTTCCG GAGCGGATTGGCTGGTGATGATGCCATGGAGTCGGAGGAAATGCTCGCGATGCTGTACAGTATGGCAATCATGAG GCTTGTAAATGGTTTTGTGGATAATCAACATAAGAAAACTGGCCGTTCAATATCTGAACTAGCTGAGGCTGTTGGAATACCACGAGTTCTGGTGGACATTCGCCATG AAAGTTCCCATCGCAACCTTCCCTCCCTGCGACTGTTACGCCTGGCAAGTATTAAG GCATTTGATTGGTTGAAGTGTATTTATTGGGATCGCCAGACTAATTCCATTCCTGATGTTCAAGTGGAACTGAGGTCGAGATTGCATGAGATTTCTTCCTTTCTGAAGGAGAATGATTCAAAAGAATCAAAATCAGGTTCCAAAAGGAAAC GGTCTGAGAAACTGATTATCAAAGCCATAAAGTACACTCGACGGCTATACTATGCTTGTCCCTTTGAGGTTGTTTCTATTCTACTGGATCATATGCAACTGGATGCTCCAGAGTCCCCTGAAAGCAGTGACATGCAAGAAATTCATAGTTTGGGTGTTTATCAGTCATCTGACACTCAAATATCAAAAAGTGATATGAAAACTATCATAATGAAACTTTCAGAGAAGGAACCAAGATTGTTGCTTAGTGTACTGAAGTCAGTAATTGAAATGATCGAAGCCAAGGAAGAGCTCACAAACAAAG GTGAATCTTATGCTTTTCTACCAGTTGGACCATCTAAAGTGAAAAGGCTATGTTCCTTGGTTCTATGGCTTGTCACGAGCATAAAAGAGCTTAAGGTTTCAGGCTACATTGGGCTTGTTCATGAGATAGGAGTACTTTCTTCAGACAAGAATGCAGTTCCTCGTTTTTGCCTCACAAAACTTCTACGGAAGTTACTGAATCTATCCACTATAGGTGAAAGTTGTATCATAGATGCAGTGCTGCTGTTGATTGAGATGGTCAACAGTAACAGTGTGAAGGAGAAATTGAGGAAACTTCCTGTGTTATCTTTGCCTAGGTTTGCTAAAATTTCTTCCCTCCCACAATCAAGAACCATATGCAACGAACAGGGATCACTTGAAAAGGCAACAGAGACACTGGAAATGTTCAAGTTGCAGTTGAAGAGGCAGAAGAATGCATGCTTAACGGAAACTGGCACCACTGAAGGACCATTCAACACAAGCACACCAGAGAAACATAATAGATGGTCTGTAGCAAAGTCATGGACTCCCTGTCCAATAGGAACAATACTCTGCTCATTTAGTTCATGTGTTGTTCTTCCTGCCTTTGATGTTGTGGATCATGAACTGGAGGTTGCCACACTAGAACAGCATGGAAATTTTGAGGAGGTTGATCATTCTGAAAGGTTTGAATCCCAGTCTGAtgggttggatgatgaaagcaTTCTGAAAATATCAAGATCATCACCAGAATATGATATTTCAGATATGCCAGAATTGACCACTCCTTTGAAGGATAGATTACTGGTTGGTGGTGTTTGGAAAAAGGTGTCCGAAGAGGAGTTACTCTTGTTAAAATCAAAGATGAAATTGTTGTTGTAA
- the LOC120708402 gene encoding disease resistance protein RGA2-like translates to MAAEAILGAFIQTLFQKLSEVALDQFRSYKGIQGKLDTLSCTLSQLQAFLDDAEAKQLADASVRGWLAKLKDVAYDIDDLLDSYSAKSMHLRQRQRQRQTKLPTKASVGSPSSFLRRNLHQYRIKQQISSILARLEKIAKERETIGLQMLGGMSRSETIERPQSSSLVDSSAVFGREADREEIVRLVLSDSGHNSCNFCVIPVVGMGGLGKTTLTQIVYNDERVKEHFQLRIWIYVSESFDERKITQETLEAAAYDQSLASTNMNMLQETLSRVLRGKRYLLVLDDVWNEDHDKWFSYRAALLSGGSGSKIVVTSRNENVGRIMGGIEPYKLQQLSDDDSWSVFKNHAFRDGDCSTHPQLEVIGRDIVKKLKGLPLASKALGSLLFCITDEEEWKHILSNDIWELSVERNSILPALRLSYNHLPPHLKQCFAFCSVYPKDYIFRREKLVKIWLALGFIRQSSKKRLEDTGTAYFNELLSRSFFQPYKENYVMHDAMHDLAKSISMEDCDQFEHERRHESAIKIRHLSLPCKDGKCMQSGPLYLYRKLRTLIIMHGHKSKMSQLPDGVFIKLQFLRVLDMHGIGLKELPESIGNLIQLRFLDLTSTEIGTLPETIIQLYNMQILKLSDCNSLREVPQGITKLTNMRHLEASTRLLSRIPGIGSLIWLQELEEFVVRKRQGYKITELRNMDQLHGQLSIRGLNNVVDGQEALAAKLRNKEHLRTLHLIWDGDCTAIPSEQQEEVLEGLQPHLDLKELMIKGFPVVRFPSWLASSSLPNLQTVHICNCKSKVLPPLGQLRFLKNLNIAGATEVTQLGHEFTGFGQQKCFPALEELLLEDMPNLREWMFDDAEQLFPQLTELGIFRCPKLKKLPPLPSTLTSLTIYESGLESLPELQSGVSQSSLTSLYINDCPDLTSLRVGLLACKLSVLKSLTIAHCEWLVSLPEECFRPLISLQSLHIYECPCLVPWTALEGGLLPTSIEDIRLNSCSQLSCVLLNSLRYLPRLKHFEIADCPDISNFPVAGLPHTLQFLKISCCDDLQCLPSSLYEVSSLETLFIDNCPAIESLPEKGLPNGLKELYIKQCPLINQRCQERGLDRGKIVHIRDIEIDGDVIVPEQI, encoded by the coding sequence ATGGCTGCAGAAGCAATTTTGGGAGCCTTCATTCAGACCCTCTTTCAGAAATTGTCGGAAGTAGCTCTTGATCAGTTCAGATCTTACAAAGGCATCCAGGGCAAACTAGATACCCTCTCTTGCACCCTCTCTCAATTGCAGGCCTTCCTCGACGATGCAGAGGCAAAGCAGTTGGCAGACGCATCTGTGAGGGGATGGCTAGCAAAGCTCAAAGATGTAGCTTACGACATTGATGATCTACTGGACAGCTATTCAGCCAAGAGTATGCACctgaggcagaggcagaggcagaggcagacgAAGCTTCCCACAAAGGCAAGTGTCGGTTCTCCCAGCTCCTTCTTGCGTAGGAATCTACACCAGTATAGAATAAAGCAACAGATTAGCAGCATATTGGCGAGGTTGGAAAAGATTGCAAAAGAACGGGAGACTATTGGGCTCCAGATGTTAGGCGGAATGAGTAGGTCTGAGACCATAGAGCGACCGCAGTCGAGTTCCCTTGTAGACAGTTCAGCTGTATTCGGCAGAGAGGCAGACAGAGAGGAAATTGTAAGGCTTGTGCTGTCTGACAGTGGACATAATTCCTGCAATTTTTGTGTCATACCAGTTGTTGGCATGGGGGGCCTTGGTAAGACCACTCTTACACAGATTGTGTACAATGACGAGAGAGTGAAAGAACACTTCCAATTGAGGATCTGGATTTATGTTTCTGAAAGTTTTGATGAGAGAAAGATAACACAAGAAACTCTTGAGGCTGCTGCCTATGACCAATCCTTGGCCAGTACTAACATGAACATGCTTCAAGAAACACTCTCCAGAGTACTACGGGGCAAAAGGTATTTGCTTGTCTTGGATGATGTCTGGAATGAAGACCATGATAAATGGTTCAGCTATAGAGCGGCTTTACTTTCAGGAGGTTCTGGAAGCAAGATAGTGGTAACATCACGAAATGAAAATGTTGGCAGAATAATGGGAGGAATAGAGCCCTACAAGCTACAACAACTATCAGATGATGATAGCTGGTCTGTATTCAAGAACCATGCATTCAGGGATGGTGACTGCAGCACACATCCACAGTTGGAGGTGATAGGCAGGGACATTGTAAAGAAGCTGAAGGGACTACCTCTTGCATCAAAGGCGTTAGGGAGTCTCCTCTTTTGCATAACAGATGAAGAAGAGTGGAAGCACATACTAAGCAATGATATATGGGAACTATCAGTGGAGAGGAATAGCATACTGCCAGCTCTACGGCTAAGCTACAACCACTTACCACCACATCTCAAGCAGTGCTTTGCGTTTTGTTCTGTGTATCCCAAAGATTACATCTTTAGGAGAGAGAAGTTGGTTAAGATTTGGCTAGCACTTGGTTTCATCAGGCAATCTAGCAAGAAGAGACTGGAGGATACAGGCACTGCATACTTTAATGAGCTACTAAGCAGATCTTTCTTCCAGCCTTACAAGGAGAACTATGTCATGCATGATGCAATGCATGACCTTGCTAAGTCTATCTCCATGGAAGACTGTGACCAATTTGAGCATGAACGGAGACATGAGAGTGCTATCAAGATCCGTCATCTTTCATTACCATGCAAGGATGGCAAGTGCATGCAATCTGGTCCACTTTATCTTTATAGGAAGTTAAGGACACTAATCATTATGCATGGACACAAGTCTAAGATGTCTCAACTGCCTGATGGTGTATTTATAAAACTTCAATTTCTTAGAGTGCTTGATATGCATGGAATAGGTCTTAAAGAGCTACCAGAATCTATAGGAAATTTGATACAGCTGCGCTTCCTAGACCTCACTAGTACAGAAATCGGAACATTACCCGAAACTATTATTCAGCTCTATAATATGCAAATACTGAAACTGAGTGACTGCAATTCACTAAGAGAAGTGCCACAAGGCATCACTAAGCTCACTAACATGCGGCACTTAGAGGCAAGCACAAGGCTATTGTCCAGGATACCTGGAATTGGAAGTTTGATCTGGCTCCAGGAACTGGAGGAATTTGTTGTCCGGAAGCGCCAAGGATACAAGATCACAGAATTGAGGAACATGGACCAGCTTCATGGACAGCTTTCAATTCGTGGCCTTAACAATGTAGTTGATGGACAAGAGGCACTTGCAGCAAAGTTGAGGaacaaagaacatcttcgaaCTTTACACCTCATATGGGATGGGGACTGCACAGCAATTCCTTCAGAACAACAAGAAGAGGTCCTAGAAGGCCTTCAACCACATCTTGATCTCAAGGAGTTAATGATCAAAGGATTCCCAGTGGTGAGGTTCCCTAGTTGGCTGGCTAGTTCATCTCTTCCTAACCTGCAAACCGTTCACATATGTAATTGCAAAAGCAAGGTTCTTCCACCTCTAGGTCAACTTCGTTTTCTTAAAAATCTCAATATAGCGGGAGCAACTGAGGTCACACAACTTGGACATGAGTTCACAGGATTTGGTCAACAAAAATGTTTTCCAGCTTTAGAAGAACTCCTATTGGAAGACATGCCAAACTTGAGAGAGTGGATGTTTGATGATGCTGAGCAGCTGTTTCCTCAATTAACTGAACTTGGTATTTTCAGGTGCCCAAAGCTGAAGAAGTTACCCCCTCTTCCATCAACGCTGACATCGTTAACTATATATGAATCTGGACTCGAGTCGCTTCCGGAGCTTCAAAGTGGAGTCAGTCAATCTTCTCTAACATCTCTGTacataaatgattgcccagatCTAACATCTCTGCGTGTCGGCTTGCTTGCATGCAAACTGTCAGTTCTCAAGAGTCTAACAATAGCCCACTGTGAATGGCTAGTTTCACTGCCAGAGGAGTGTTTCCGTCCTCTTATATCACTACAGAGCCTGCATATCTACGAGTGCCCTTGTCTGGTGCCTTGGACAGCGCTTGAGGGAGGCTTGCTTCCCACTTCAATAGAAGATATCCGTCTAAACTCATGCTCTCAATTATCATGTGTTCTTCTAAACAGCCTAAGATATCTTCCTCGTCTCAAACATTTTGAGATTGCTGACTGCCCTGATATCAGTAACTTCCCAGTGGCGGGCTTACCTCATACACTTCAATTCTTGAAGATATCATGCTGTGATGATCTCCAGTGTTTGCCTTCAAGCCTGTATGAAGTCTCCTCACTCGAAACACTATTCATTGACAACTGTCCTGCGATTGAAAGCTTGCCAGAAAAAGGCCTTCCCAATGGGCTCAAGGAACTCTACATCAAACAATGCCCCCTAATCAACCAACGGTGCCAAGAACGTGGGCTGGATCGAGGCAAGATTGTTCATATCAGAGACATTGAGATAGATGGAGATGTTATTGTACCTGAACAGATATAG